In Electrophorus electricus isolate fEleEle1 chromosome 18, fEleEle1.pri, whole genome shotgun sequence, one genomic interval encodes:
- the rasal2 gene encoding ras GTPase-activating protein nGAP isoform X5, whose amino-acid sequence MGNSCDREVSAERSPRRRSISGLGSSEKNFSMDGPNSSPFRVPGFFSKRLKGSIKRTKSQTKLDRNASFRLPSLRPAENDRSRALPKLKESSSHESLLSPGSAAEALDLSMEDDVYIKPLHSSILGQEFCFEVIYSGGSKCFSCSSASERDKWMENLRRTVQPNKDNCRRAENILRLWIIEAKDLPPKKKYFCELCLDDVLYARTTSKPRADCLFWGEHFEFASLPPVRSITVHIYRDIDKKKKKDKNNYVGLVNIPLQGVTGRQFVEKWYPVSTPTTTKAKGGGPSIRIKSRFQTVSILPMEQYKEFAEFVTNNYTMLCSVLEPVISVRNKEEMANALVHILQSTGRAKDFLTDLVMSEVDRCADHDVLIFRENTLATKAIEEYLKLVGQRYLHDALGEFIKALYESDENCEVDPSKCSSSELAEHQSNLKMCCELAFCKIINSYCVFPRELKEVFASWKQQCQSRGKQDLSQRLISASLFLRFLCPAIMSPSLFSLMQEYPDDRTSRTLTLIAKVIQNLANFTKFGNKEDYMAFMNDFLEHEWAGMTRFLLEISNPETISNTPGFEGYIDLGRELSLLHALLWEVVSQLDKGDNSFLQATVAKLGPLPRILGDITRSLSSPTPIQQQLRRLQEHSSAHNISTSVSSGLQRIFEDPADSEARIRSPAQEHTEVLARGKPPLLGQQPPLHSMSFSDKEEREHHLPNGRSISLVDLQDSHLLQGPPGPLSLHEAPPRLGCVGSQASIEPLPAQPQPSLVKAVAARDSLPQSVPQSRRPLPPTLSQQRSLQPLSFQNPVYHLSNPPQASPRPARSPQRRSSSENLSTGSSGSSASLGRAPTPRGSLDQEQGRPRATQQGEEAPLPAPAIQRLHQGPQAVAVVRQGGAGTAHIVKVEQQSRCAVAGAVNGAVRPARSLPHSSSLRSCSSANTEPQQQSAAGSQQQSCSSRDSPGPAPASHASRQVQSPMESVTMSPVERTAAWVLNNSQYEDEEEEERQSREDSKHVERYEQEISKLKERLRVSGRRLEEYERRLLAQEQQMQRLLLEYKSRLEDSEDRLRRQQEEKDCQMKSIICRLMAVEEELKRDHAEMQAVIDAKQKIIEAQEKRISSLDAANSRLMGALTQVKERYSMPGLRNGLSPTNPTKLSITENGEFRNSSC is encoded by the exons ATGGGCAACAGCTGTGACAGAG AAGTGTCTGCCGAACGCTCCCCTCGGCGGAGAAGCATCTCGGGCCTGGGCAGCTCCGAGAAGAATTTCTCCATGGACGGACCGAACTCCTCACCCTTCAGAGTGCCG ggcttTTTCAGTAAGCGATTGAAAGGGTCTATTAAGAGGACAAAGAGTCAGACCAAGCTGGACCGGAATGCGAGCTTCAGACTACCCTCGCTGCGTCCTGCGGAGAATGACAG GTCTCGAGCCCTGCCCAAGCTGAAGGAGTCCTCTTCTCATGAGAGTCTGCTGAGCCCAGGGAGTGCGGCCGAGGCTCTGGACCTCAGCATGGAGGATGATGTCTACATCAAGCCGCTACACAGCAGCATCCTGGGACAGGAGTTCTGTTTCGAG GTGATCTACTCAGGGGGGAGTAAGTGTTTCAGCTGCTCCTCTGCCTCGGAGAGAGATAAGTGGATGGAGAACCTCAGGAGAACAGTACAGCCAAATAAG GACAACTGCCGACGAGCAGAGAACATCCTGCGTCTGTGGATCATCGAGGCCAAAGACCTGCCACCCAAGAAGAAGTACTTCTGTGAGCTGTGTCTTGACGACGTGCTGTACGCCCGCACCACCAGCAAACCGCGTGCTGACTGCCTCTTCTGGGGCGAGCACTTTGAGTTCGCCAGCCTGCCCCCTGTCAGAAGCATCACCGTGCACATCTACCGCGACATagacaagaagaaaaagaaggataAGAACAACTACGTTGGCCTGGTGAACATCCCCCTGCAGGGCGTGACCGGCCGCCAGTTCGTGGAGAAGTGGTACCCGGTCAGCACACCGACCACCACCAAGGCCAAAGGTGGAGGTCCCTCCATCCGTATAAAGTCCCGCTTCCAGACAGTCTCCATCCTGCCCATGGAGCAGTATAAGGAGTTTGCAGAGTTTGTGACCAACAACTACACCATGTTGTGCTCCGTGCTGGAACCTGTTATCAGTGTGAGGAATAAGGAAGAGATGGCCAATGCACTGGTACACATCCTGCAGAGCACAGGCAGAGCCAAG GACTTTCTGACAGACCTTGTGATGTCGGAGGTTGATCGCTGTGCTGATCACGATGTGCTGATCTTCAGGGAGAATACTCTGGCCACCAAAGCCATAGAGGAGTACCTCAAACTGGTGGGTCAGAGGTACCTGCACGACGCACTAG GGGAGTTTATCAAAGCTCTGTACGAGTCAGATGAGAACTGCGAGGTCGATCCATCAAAGTGTTCAAGCAGCGAACTGGCTGAACACCAGAGCAACTTGAAGATGTGCTGTGAGCTGGCCTTCTGCAAGATCATCAACTCCTACTG CGTCTTTCCACGTGAGCTGAAAGAGGTCTTTGCCTCTTGGAAGCAGCAGTGCCAGTCTCGGGGGAAGCAGGACCTCAGCCAGCGCCTGATCAGTGCGTCCCTCTTCCTGCGCTTTCTGTGTCCCGCCATCATGTCTCCGTCACTCTTCAGTCTCATGCAGGAGTATCCGGACGACCGCACGTCTCGCACGCTCACCCTCATCGCCAAAGTCATCCAGAACCTCGCCAACTTCACCAA GTTTGGTAACAAAGAGGATTACATGGCATTCATGAACGACTTCCTGGAGCACGAGTGGGCGGGCATGACCCGCTTCCTGCTTGAGATCTCCAACCCCGAGACCATCTCCAACACACCGGGCTTCGAAGGCTACATCGACCTGGGCCGGGAGCTGTCCCTGCTGCACGCACTGCTGTGGGAGGTGGTGTCCCAGCTGGACAAG GGTGACAATTCCTTCCTGCAGGCGACGGTGGCCAAGCTGGGGCCCCTGCCGCGTATCCTTGGTGACATCACACGCTCACtctccagccccacccccatccagcagcagctgcGCCGCCTCCAGGAGCACAGCTCCGCCCACAACATCAGCACCAGTGTCTCGTCGGGACTACAGAGGATTTTTGAGGACCCGGCAGACAG TGAAGCCCGGATCAGATCCCCGGCCCAGGAGCACACGGAGGTTCTGGCTCGTGGTAAGCCACCCTTGCTGGGCCAGCAGCCTCCTCTGCACAGCATGAGCTTCTCGGACAAGGAGGAGCGGGAGCACCACCTCCCCAACGGACGCAGCATCTCCCTCGTGGACCTCCAGGACTCACACCTTCTGCAGGGCCCACCGGGGCCCCTTTCTCTCCATGAAGCCCCACCAAGGTTGGGCTGCGTGGGGTCTCAGGCGTCCATCGAACCCCTGCCGGCTCAGCCGCAGCCTTCTCTGGTCAAGGCGGTGGCAGCGCGGGACAGTCTCCCGCAGAGCGTCCCACAGTCCCGCCGGCCCCTCCCGCCGACGCTGAGCCAGCAGCGAAGCCTGCAGCCGCTGTCCTTCCAGAACCCTGTGTACCACCTGAGCAACCCTCCACAGGCCTCACCCCGGCCCGCCCGCTCACCCCAGCGCCGCTCCAGCTCCGAGAACCTGAGCACAGGCAGCTCAGGCAGCAGCGCCAGCCTCGGCCGCGCCCCCACCCCAAGGGGCAGCCTGGACCAGGAGCAGGGTCGTCCTCGGGCAAcccagcagggggaggaggCTCCGTTGCCAGCCCCCGCCATCCAGCGCCTCCACCAGGGCCCGCAGGCTGTGGCGGTGGTGCGACAGGGTGGTGCGGGAACGGCCCACATCGTGAAGGTGGAGCAGCAGAGTCGCTGCGCGGTGGCGGGTGCGGTTAACGGAGCGGTGCGGCCGGCCAGGTCTCTGCCCCACAGCTCGTCTCTCCGCAGCTGCAGCAGCGCGAACACGGAGCCCCAACAGCAGAGTGCAGCTGGGTCTCAACAGCAGTCCTGCAGCTCACGGGACAGTCCCGGCCCTGCACCGGCCAGCCACGCCTCTCGACAG GTGCAGTCTCCCATGGAGTCAGTCACAATGTCGCCGGTTGAAAGAACAGCAGCATGGGTGCTTAATAACAGCCAgtatgaggatgaggaggaggaggagcgacagagcagagaggacagcaAACACGTGGAGAGG TACGAGCAGGAGATCTCCAAGCTGAAGGAGCGTTTGCGCGTGTCTGGCCGGCGGCTGGAGGAGTATGAGCGCCGACTCCTGGCACAGGAGCAGCAGATGCAGAGACTCCTGTTGGAGTACAAGTCTCGCCTGGAGGACAGCGAGGACCGACTGCGTCGccagcaggaggagaaggaCTGCCAGATGAAGAGCATTATctgcag GTTAATGGCAGTGGAGGAAGAGTTGAAGCGAGATCACGCAGAGATGCAGGCTGTCATAGACGCCAAGCAGAAGATCATCGAGGCGCAG gagAAGCGGATCAGCTCCCTGGACGCGGCTAACTCACGACTCATGGGCGCCCTCACTCAGGTCAAAGAGCGCTACAGCATGCCCGGCCTACGCAACGGCCTCTCGCCAACCAACCCCACCAAGCTCTCCATCACCGAGAACGGCGAGTTCAGGAACAGCAGCTGCTGA
- the rasal2 gene encoding ras GTPase-activating protein nGAP isoform X6, producing the protein MEFMEVSAERSPRRRSISGLGSSEKNFSMDGPNSSPFRVPGFFSKRLKGSIKRTKSQTKLDRNASFRLPSLRPAENDRSRALPKLKESSSHESLLSPGSAAEALDLSMEDDVYIKPLHSSILGQEFCFEVIYSGGSKCFSCSSASERDKWMENLRRTVQPNKDNCRRAENILRLWIIEAKDLPPKKKYFCELCLDDVLYARTTSKPRADCLFWGEHFEFASLPPVRSITVHIYRDIDKKKKKDKNNYVGLVNIPLQGVTGRQFVEKWYPVSTPTTTKAKGGGPSIRIKSRFQTVSILPMEQYKEFAEFVTNNYTMLCSVLEPVISVRNKEEMANALVHILQSTGRAKDFLTDLVMSEVDRCADHDVLIFRENTLATKAIEEYLKLVGQRYLHDALGEFIKALYESDENCEVDPSKCSSSELAEHQSNLKMCCELAFCKIINSYCVFPRELKEVFASWKQQCQSRGKQDLSQRLISASLFLRFLCPAIMSPSLFSLMQEYPDDRTSRTLTLIAKVIQNLANFTKFGNKEDYMAFMNDFLEHEWAGMTRFLLEISNPETISNTPGFEGYIDLGRELSLLHALLWEVVSQLDKGDNSFLQATVAKLGPLPRILGDITRSLSSPTPIQQQLRRLQEHSSAHNISTSVSSGLQRIFEDPADSEARIRSPAQEHTEVLARGKPPLLGQQPPLHSMSFSDKEEREHHLPNGRSISLVDLQDSHLLQGPPGPLSLHEAPPRLGCVGSQASIEPLPAQPQPSLVKAVAARDSLPQSVPQSRRPLPPTLSQQRSLQPLSFQNPVYHLSNPPQASPRPARSPQRRSSSENLSTGSSGSSASLGRAPTPRGSLDQEQGRPRATQQGEEAPLPAPAIQRLHQGPQAVAVVRQGGAGTAHIVKVEQQSRCAVAGAVNGAVRPARSLPHSSSLRSCSSANTEPQQQSAAGSQQQSCSSRDSPGPAPASHASRQVQSPMESVTMSPVERTAAWVLNNSQYEDEEEEERQSREDSKHVERYEQEISKLKERLRVSGRRLEEYERRLLAQEQQMQRLLLEYKSRLEDSEDRLRRQQEEKDCQMKSIICRLMAVEEELKRDHAEMQAVIDAKQKIIEAQEKRISSLDAANSRLMGALTQVKERYSMPGLRNGLSPTNPTKLSITENGEFRNSSC; encoded by the exons ATGGAATTCATGG AAGTGTCTGCCGAACGCTCCCCTCGGCGGAGAAGCATCTCGGGCCTGGGCAGCTCCGAGAAGAATTTCTCCATGGACGGACCGAACTCCTCACCCTTCAGAGTGCCG ggcttTTTCAGTAAGCGATTGAAAGGGTCTATTAAGAGGACAAAGAGTCAGACCAAGCTGGACCGGAATGCGAGCTTCAGACTACCCTCGCTGCGTCCTGCGGAGAATGACAG GTCTCGAGCCCTGCCCAAGCTGAAGGAGTCCTCTTCTCATGAGAGTCTGCTGAGCCCAGGGAGTGCGGCCGAGGCTCTGGACCTCAGCATGGAGGATGATGTCTACATCAAGCCGCTACACAGCAGCATCCTGGGACAGGAGTTCTGTTTCGAG GTGATCTACTCAGGGGGGAGTAAGTGTTTCAGCTGCTCCTCTGCCTCGGAGAGAGATAAGTGGATGGAGAACCTCAGGAGAACAGTACAGCCAAATAAG GACAACTGCCGACGAGCAGAGAACATCCTGCGTCTGTGGATCATCGAGGCCAAAGACCTGCCACCCAAGAAGAAGTACTTCTGTGAGCTGTGTCTTGACGACGTGCTGTACGCCCGCACCACCAGCAAACCGCGTGCTGACTGCCTCTTCTGGGGCGAGCACTTTGAGTTCGCCAGCCTGCCCCCTGTCAGAAGCATCACCGTGCACATCTACCGCGACATagacaagaagaaaaagaaggataAGAACAACTACGTTGGCCTGGTGAACATCCCCCTGCAGGGCGTGACCGGCCGCCAGTTCGTGGAGAAGTGGTACCCGGTCAGCACACCGACCACCACCAAGGCCAAAGGTGGAGGTCCCTCCATCCGTATAAAGTCCCGCTTCCAGACAGTCTCCATCCTGCCCATGGAGCAGTATAAGGAGTTTGCAGAGTTTGTGACCAACAACTACACCATGTTGTGCTCCGTGCTGGAACCTGTTATCAGTGTGAGGAATAAGGAAGAGATGGCCAATGCACTGGTACACATCCTGCAGAGCACAGGCAGAGCCAAG GACTTTCTGACAGACCTTGTGATGTCGGAGGTTGATCGCTGTGCTGATCACGATGTGCTGATCTTCAGGGAGAATACTCTGGCCACCAAAGCCATAGAGGAGTACCTCAAACTGGTGGGTCAGAGGTACCTGCACGACGCACTAG GGGAGTTTATCAAAGCTCTGTACGAGTCAGATGAGAACTGCGAGGTCGATCCATCAAAGTGTTCAAGCAGCGAACTGGCTGAACACCAGAGCAACTTGAAGATGTGCTGTGAGCTGGCCTTCTGCAAGATCATCAACTCCTACTG CGTCTTTCCACGTGAGCTGAAAGAGGTCTTTGCCTCTTGGAAGCAGCAGTGCCAGTCTCGGGGGAAGCAGGACCTCAGCCAGCGCCTGATCAGTGCGTCCCTCTTCCTGCGCTTTCTGTGTCCCGCCATCATGTCTCCGTCACTCTTCAGTCTCATGCAGGAGTATCCGGACGACCGCACGTCTCGCACGCTCACCCTCATCGCCAAAGTCATCCAGAACCTCGCCAACTTCACCAA GTTTGGTAACAAAGAGGATTACATGGCATTCATGAACGACTTCCTGGAGCACGAGTGGGCGGGCATGACCCGCTTCCTGCTTGAGATCTCCAACCCCGAGACCATCTCCAACACACCGGGCTTCGAAGGCTACATCGACCTGGGCCGGGAGCTGTCCCTGCTGCACGCACTGCTGTGGGAGGTGGTGTCCCAGCTGGACAAG GGTGACAATTCCTTCCTGCAGGCGACGGTGGCCAAGCTGGGGCCCCTGCCGCGTATCCTTGGTGACATCACACGCTCACtctccagccccacccccatccagcagcagctgcGCCGCCTCCAGGAGCACAGCTCCGCCCACAACATCAGCACCAGTGTCTCGTCGGGACTACAGAGGATTTTTGAGGACCCGGCAGACAG TGAAGCCCGGATCAGATCCCCGGCCCAGGAGCACACGGAGGTTCTGGCTCGTGGTAAGCCACCCTTGCTGGGCCAGCAGCCTCCTCTGCACAGCATGAGCTTCTCGGACAAGGAGGAGCGGGAGCACCACCTCCCCAACGGACGCAGCATCTCCCTCGTGGACCTCCAGGACTCACACCTTCTGCAGGGCCCACCGGGGCCCCTTTCTCTCCATGAAGCCCCACCAAGGTTGGGCTGCGTGGGGTCTCAGGCGTCCATCGAACCCCTGCCGGCTCAGCCGCAGCCTTCTCTGGTCAAGGCGGTGGCAGCGCGGGACAGTCTCCCGCAGAGCGTCCCACAGTCCCGCCGGCCCCTCCCGCCGACGCTGAGCCAGCAGCGAAGCCTGCAGCCGCTGTCCTTCCAGAACCCTGTGTACCACCTGAGCAACCCTCCACAGGCCTCACCCCGGCCCGCCCGCTCACCCCAGCGCCGCTCCAGCTCCGAGAACCTGAGCACAGGCAGCTCAGGCAGCAGCGCCAGCCTCGGCCGCGCCCCCACCCCAAGGGGCAGCCTGGACCAGGAGCAGGGTCGTCCTCGGGCAAcccagcagggggaggaggCTCCGTTGCCAGCCCCCGCCATCCAGCGCCTCCACCAGGGCCCGCAGGCTGTGGCGGTGGTGCGACAGGGTGGTGCGGGAACGGCCCACATCGTGAAGGTGGAGCAGCAGAGTCGCTGCGCGGTGGCGGGTGCGGTTAACGGAGCGGTGCGGCCGGCCAGGTCTCTGCCCCACAGCTCGTCTCTCCGCAGCTGCAGCAGCGCGAACACGGAGCCCCAACAGCAGAGTGCAGCTGGGTCTCAACAGCAGTCCTGCAGCTCACGGGACAGTCCCGGCCCTGCACCGGCCAGCCACGCCTCTCGACAG GTGCAGTCTCCCATGGAGTCAGTCACAATGTCGCCGGTTGAAAGAACAGCAGCATGGGTGCTTAATAACAGCCAgtatgaggatgaggaggaggaggagcgacagagcagagaggacagcaAACACGTGGAGAGG TACGAGCAGGAGATCTCCAAGCTGAAGGAGCGTTTGCGCGTGTCTGGCCGGCGGCTGGAGGAGTATGAGCGCCGACTCCTGGCACAGGAGCAGCAGATGCAGAGACTCCTGTTGGAGTACAAGTCTCGCCTGGAGGACAGCGAGGACCGACTGCGTCGccagcaggaggagaaggaCTGCCAGATGAAGAGCATTATctgcag GTTAATGGCAGTGGAGGAAGAGTTGAAGCGAGATCACGCAGAGATGCAGGCTGTCATAGACGCCAAGCAGAAGATCATCGAGGCGCAG gagAAGCGGATCAGCTCCCTGGACGCGGCTAACTCACGACTCATGGGCGCCCTCACTCAGGTCAAAGAGCGCTACAGCATGCCCGGCCTACGCAACGGCCTCTCGCCAACCAACCCCACCAAGCTCTCCATCACCGAGAACGGCGAGTTCAGGAACAGCAGCTGCTGA
- the rasal2 gene encoding ras GTPase-activating protein nGAP isoform X7, producing MDGPNSSPFRVPGFFSKRLKGSIKRTKSQTKLDRNASFRLPSLRPAENDRSRALPKLKESSSHESLLSPGSAAEALDLSMEDDVYIKPLHSSILGQEFCFEVIYSGGSKCFSCSSASERDKWMENLRRTVQPNKDNCRRAENILRLWIIEAKDLPPKKKYFCELCLDDVLYARTTSKPRADCLFWGEHFEFASLPPVRSITVHIYRDIDKKKKKDKNNYVGLVNIPLQGVTGRQFVEKWYPVSTPTTTKAKGGGPSIRIKSRFQTVSILPMEQYKEFAEFVTNNYTMLCSVLEPVISVRNKEEMANALVHILQSTGRAKDFLTDLVMSEVDRCADHDVLIFRENTLATKAIEEYLKLVGQRYLHDALGEFIKALYESDENCEVDPSKCSSSELAEHQSNLKMCCELAFCKIINSYCVFPRELKEVFASWKQQCQSRGKQDLSQRLISASLFLRFLCPAIMSPSLFSLMQEYPDDRTSRTLTLIAKVIQNLANFTKFGNKEDYMAFMNDFLEHEWAGMTRFLLEISNPETISNTPGFEGYIDLGRELSLLHALLWEVVSQLDKGDNSFLQATVAKLGPLPRILGDITRSLSSPTPIQQQLRRLQEHSSAHNISTSVSSGLQRIFEDPADSEARIRSPAQEHTEVLARGKPPLLGQQPPLHSMSFSDKEEREHHLPNGRSISLVDLQDSHLLQGPPGPLSLHEAPPRLGCVGSQASIEPLPAQPQPSLVKAVAARDSLPQSVPQSRRPLPPTLSQQRSLQPLSFQNPVYHLSNPPQASPRPARSPQRRSSSENLSTGSSGSSASLGRAPTPRGSLDQEQGRPRATQQGEEAPLPAPAIQRLHQGPQAVAVVRQGGAGTAHIVKVEQQSRCAVAGAVNGAVRPARSLPHSSSLRSCSSANTEPQQQSAAGSQQQSCSSRDSPGPAPASHASRQVQSPMESVTMSPVERTAAWVLNNSQYEDEEEEERQSREDSKHVERYEQEISKLKERLRVSGRRLEEYERRLLAQEQQMQRLLLEYKSRLEDSEDRLRRQQEEKDCQMKSIICRLMAVEEELKRDHAEMQAVIDAKQKIIEAQEKRISSLDAANSRLMGALTQVKERYSMPGLRNGLSPTNPTKLSITENGEFRNSSC from the exons ATGGACGGACCGAACTCCTCACCCTTCAGAGTGCCG ggcttTTTCAGTAAGCGATTGAAAGGGTCTATTAAGAGGACAAAGAGTCAGACCAAGCTGGACCGGAATGCGAGCTTCAGACTACCCTCGCTGCGTCCTGCGGAGAATGACAG GTCTCGAGCCCTGCCCAAGCTGAAGGAGTCCTCTTCTCATGAGAGTCTGCTGAGCCCAGGGAGTGCGGCCGAGGCTCTGGACCTCAGCATGGAGGATGATGTCTACATCAAGCCGCTACACAGCAGCATCCTGGGACAGGAGTTCTGTTTCGAG GTGATCTACTCAGGGGGGAGTAAGTGTTTCAGCTGCTCCTCTGCCTCGGAGAGAGATAAGTGGATGGAGAACCTCAGGAGAACAGTACAGCCAAATAAG GACAACTGCCGACGAGCAGAGAACATCCTGCGTCTGTGGATCATCGAGGCCAAAGACCTGCCACCCAAGAAGAAGTACTTCTGTGAGCTGTGTCTTGACGACGTGCTGTACGCCCGCACCACCAGCAAACCGCGTGCTGACTGCCTCTTCTGGGGCGAGCACTTTGAGTTCGCCAGCCTGCCCCCTGTCAGAAGCATCACCGTGCACATCTACCGCGACATagacaagaagaaaaagaaggataAGAACAACTACGTTGGCCTGGTGAACATCCCCCTGCAGGGCGTGACCGGCCGCCAGTTCGTGGAGAAGTGGTACCCGGTCAGCACACCGACCACCACCAAGGCCAAAGGTGGAGGTCCCTCCATCCGTATAAAGTCCCGCTTCCAGACAGTCTCCATCCTGCCCATGGAGCAGTATAAGGAGTTTGCAGAGTTTGTGACCAACAACTACACCATGTTGTGCTCCGTGCTGGAACCTGTTATCAGTGTGAGGAATAAGGAAGAGATGGCCAATGCACTGGTACACATCCTGCAGAGCACAGGCAGAGCCAAG GACTTTCTGACAGACCTTGTGATGTCGGAGGTTGATCGCTGTGCTGATCACGATGTGCTGATCTTCAGGGAGAATACTCTGGCCACCAAAGCCATAGAGGAGTACCTCAAACTGGTGGGTCAGAGGTACCTGCACGACGCACTAG GGGAGTTTATCAAAGCTCTGTACGAGTCAGATGAGAACTGCGAGGTCGATCCATCAAAGTGTTCAAGCAGCGAACTGGCTGAACACCAGAGCAACTTGAAGATGTGCTGTGAGCTGGCCTTCTGCAAGATCATCAACTCCTACTG CGTCTTTCCACGTGAGCTGAAAGAGGTCTTTGCCTCTTGGAAGCAGCAGTGCCAGTCTCGGGGGAAGCAGGACCTCAGCCAGCGCCTGATCAGTGCGTCCCTCTTCCTGCGCTTTCTGTGTCCCGCCATCATGTCTCCGTCACTCTTCAGTCTCATGCAGGAGTATCCGGACGACCGCACGTCTCGCACGCTCACCCTCATCGCCAAAGTCATCCAGAACCTCGCCAACTTCACCAA GTTTGGTAACAAAGAGGATTACATGGCATTCATGAACGACTTCCTGGAGCACGAGTGGGCGGGCATGACCCGCTTCCTGCTTGAGATCTCCAACCCCGAGACCATCTCCAACACACCGGGCTTCGAAGGCTACATCGACCTGGGCCGGGAGCTGTCCCTGCTGCACGCACTGCTGTGGGAGGTGGTGTCCCAGCTGGACAAG GGTGACAATTCCTTCCTGCAGGCGACGGTGGCCAAGCTGGGGCCCCTGCCGCGTATCCTTGGTGACATCACACGCTCACtctccagccccacccccatccagcagcagctgcGCCGCCTCCAGGAGCACAGCTCCGCCCACAACATCAGCACCAGTGTCTCGTCGGGACTACAGAGGATTTTTGAGGACCCGGCAGACAG TGAAGCCCGGATCAGATCCCCGGCCCAGGAGCACACGGAGGTTCTGGCTCGTGGTAAGCCACCCTTGCTGGGCCAGCAGCCTCCTCTGCACAGCATGAGCTTCTCGGACAAGGAGGAGCGGGAGCACCACCTCCCCAACGGACGCAGCATCTCCCTCGTGGACCTCCAGGACTCACACCTTCTGCAGGGCCCACCGGGGCCCCTTTCTCTCCATGAAGCCCCACCAAGGTTGGGCTGCGTGGGGTCTCAGGCGTCCATCGAACCCCTGCCGGCTCAGCCGCAGCCTTCTCTGGTCAAGGCGGTGGCAGCGCGGGACAGTCTCCCGCAGAGCGTCCCACAGTCCCGCCGGCCCCTCCCGCCGACGCTGAGCCAGCAGCGAAGCCTGCAGCCGCTGTCCTTCCAGAACCCTGTGTACCACCTGAGCAACCCTCCACAGGCCTCACCCCGGCCCGCCCGCTCACCCCAGCGCCGCTCCAGCTCCGAGAACCTGAGCACAGGCAGCTCAGGCAGCAGCGCCAGCCTCGGCCGCGCCCCCACCCCAAGGGGCAGCCTGGACCAGGAGCAGGGTCGTCCTCGGGCAAcccagcagggggaggaggCTCCGTTGCCAGCCCCCGCCATCCAGCGCCTCCACCAGGGCCCGCAGGCTGTGGCGGTGGTGCGACAGGGTGGTGCGGGAACGGCCCACATCGTGAAGGTGGAGCAGCAGAGTCGCTGCGCGGTGGCGGGTGCGGTTAACGGAGCGGTGCGGCCGGCCAGGTCTCTGCCCCACAGCTCGTCTCTCCGCAGCTGCAGCAGCGCGAACACGGAGCCCCAACAGCAGAGTGCAGCTGGGTCTCAACAGCAGTCCTGCAGCTCACGGGACAGTCCCGGCCCTGCACCGGCCAGCCACGCCTCTCGACAG GTGCAGTCTCCCATGGAGTCAGTCACAATGTCGCCGGTTGAAAGAACAGCAGCATGGGTGCTTAATAACAGCCAgtatgaggatgaggaggaggaggagcgacagagcagagaggacagcaAACACGTGGAGAGG TACGAGCAGGAGATCTCCAAGCTGAAGGAGCGTTTGCGCGTGTCTGGCCGGCGGCTGGAGGAGTATGAGCGCCGACTCCTGGCACAGGAGCAGCAGATGCAGAGACTCCTGTTGGAGTACAAGTCTCGCCTGGAGGACAGCGAGGACCGACTGCGTCGccagcaggaggagaaggaCTGCCAGATGAAGAGCATTATctgcag GTTAATGGCAGTGGAGGAAGAGTTGAAGCGAGATCACGCAGAGATGCAGGCTGTCATAGACGCCAAGCAGAAGATCATCGAGGCGCAG gagAAGCGGATCAGCTCCCTGGACGCGGCTAACTCACGACTCATGGGCGCCCTCACTCAGGTCAAAGAGCGCTACAGCATGCCCGGCCTACGCAACGGCCTCTCGCCAACCAACCCCACCAAGCTCTCCATCACCGAGAACGGCGAGTTCAGGAACAGCAGCTGCTGA